In Bacteroidales bacterium, a genomic segment contains:
- a CDS encoding XdhC family protein: MRNIHQTILEQIRSGSAIALATVVETAGSTPQKPGSSALFGEHGLLAGTVGGGLLEAEVEHIAESLMISGASDFFYFNLDSDEKDAGAICGGEARVLVDADPGVHLEALEEMESSLSGRTEGFLLTLVSQKYDQGRTISRYWIPGHGTKDFPGSIDPAFTKLAKAHLKQAIRYGFAGIDLKTIPDHQVKLAYLEHIRPMPQLIIAGGGHIGKALAHLGALLEFEVSVVDDRPEFASKDRIPDAYRLIVKEIGQALREINPGKDSYIVIVTRGHFHDAEALRACIGSGAAFIGMIGSKHKVGIMKKQFLDEGWGTREQWSSIFTPVGLPIGSKTVQEIAISIAAQLVEVRNKNKSSDG; this comes from the coding sequence ATGAGAAATATCCACCAAACGATCCTTGAACAGATAAGATCAGGCTCCGCTATCGCGCTGGCCACGGTTGTAGAGACAGCTGGATCAACTCCGCAGAAGCCTGGAAGCTCTGCACTTTTTGGAGAGCATGGCCTGCTTGCAGGAACGGTTGGGGGGGGATTGCTGGAAGCAGAAGTTGAGCACATAGCTGAAAGTCTCATGATCTCAGGAGCCTCGGATTTTTTCTACTTTAACCTGGACTCTGATGAAAAGGACGCAGGGGCCATTTGCGGAGGTGAAGCCAGGGTACTGGTGGATGCAGATCCAGGTGTTCATCTCGAAGCCCTGGAAGAGATGGAAAGTAGCCTTTCCGGACGGACAGAAGGATTTTTGCTCACGCTGGTCAGCCAGAAGTATGATCAGGGCAGGACTATAAGCAGGTATTGGATTCCGGGCCATGGAACAAAAGATTTTCCCGGAAGCATCGATCCGGCATTTACCAAGCTGGCTAAAGCGCATCTGAAGCAGGCCATACGTTATGGATTTGCCGGAATCGATTTGAAGACAATTCCTGATCACCAGGTGAAACTGGCTTATCTGGAACATATCAGGCCCATGCCTCAACTGATCATTGCCGGGGGAGGACACATAGGCAAGGCCCTGGCGCATCTGGGTGCTCTCCTGGAGTTCGAGGTAAGCGTAGTGGATGACCGCCCCGAATTTGCCAGCAAAGATCGTATTCCTGATGCATATCGTTTGATAGTCAAAGAGATAGGGCAAGCGCTCAGGGAGATAAATCCCGGTAAGGACAGCTATATCGTCATTGTGACCAGGGGACATTTCCATGACGCTGAAGCACTGAGAGCCTGCATCGGCTCGGGTGCGGCTTTTATTGGAATGATTGGCAGCAAACACAAGGTGGGCATCATGAAAAAACAGTTCCTGGATGAAGGCTGGGGCACCAGGGAACAGTGGTCTTCCATTTTTACCCCGGTTGGCCTTCCCATTGGATCCAAAACAGTTCAGGAGATTGCCATAAGCATTGCTGCCCAGCTGGTGGAAGTGAGGAACAAAAACAAAAGTTCGGATGGGTAG
- a CDS encoding nucleotidyltransferase family protein, whose amino-acid sequence MGRSWAIILAAGSSSRMGRQKLLMPFGKSTMIETVIDQVLESSVDQVMVVLGADHEKVRNVISQKPVKVCHNRKYEEGMLSSVICGIRALPQDAVYALIFLGDQPEIPPAVSNLVMESYEKELNGIIIPVCNHRRGHPLLVDMKYRKEVENLDLEQGLRSLRHQFPEDVLEVEVDEPGILVDIDTPEDYKNATN is encoded by the coding sequence ATGGGTAGAAGCTGGGCCATCATACTTGCCGCCGGCTCATCCAGTCGCATGGGACGTCAGAAATTGCTAATGCCTTTCGGAAAGAGTACCATGATTGAAACCGTCATCGATCAGGTGCTGGAGTCCTCGGTTGATCAGGTGATGGTGGTGCTTGGAGCCGACCATGAAAAGGTGCGGAATGTGATCAGTCAGAAGCCTGTGAAGGTCTGTCATAACCGCAAGTACGAAGAAGGTATGCTCTCTTCGGTGATCTGCGGAATCAGAGCCCTGCCCCAGGATGCAGTGTATGCCCTTATTTTCCTGGGAGATCAACCCGAAATCCCTCCTGCGGTAAGCAATCTGGTCATGGAGTCCTACGAAAAGGAACTGAACGGAATTATAATCCCTGTCTGTAATCACCGCCGGGGGCATCCGCTCCTGGTGGATATGAAATACCGGAAAGAGGTGGAGAACCTGGACCTGGAACAGGGGCTCCGTTCCCTTCGCCATCAGTTCCCGGAGGACGTTCTTGAAGTGGAGGTGGATGAACCCGGAATCCTTGTGGATATTGATACTCCAGAGGATTATAAGAATGCCACAAACTAA